From Passer domesticus isolate bPasDom1 chromosome 8, bPasDom1.hap1, whole genome shotgun sequence, a single genomic window includes:
- the LOC135305683 gene encoding bifunctional lysine-specific demethylase and histidyl-hydroxylase NO66-like gives MLLFVLGKAVPDREEEMEVDTKIDTEEEMEIDGEDPGEEEMDVDVEEEEEMDVYVDEKQEMDVDMEESIEDMDID, from the exons atgctcctctTTGTTCTGGgaaag gctgtcccagacagagaggaggagatggaggtagataCAAAGATTGATacggaggaggagatggaaatagacGGAGAAGACCCTGGcgaggaagagatggatgtggatgtggaggaggaagaagagatggacgtGTATGTGGATGAGAAacaagagatggatgtggatatggaagagtccattgaggacatggatattgattaa